Proteins encoded together in one Sphingomonas radiodurans window:
- a CDS encoding porin family protein translates to MLRLRKLLAGACALASALMATPSLAAEGGSCAEGVCQIRLTPAQLLASAERLVAASRFDEAKPLVAALSEAPGYRLQHRFLSGFIAAQKGDHAGAVQFYEAILADDPNQTRVRIELGKAMLALGKPASADRQFKYAAQDDELPADVAQSIRGVRDIIRANKSWRVNVNLGFAPDSNINSATSAETVTVHLGDLALPLTLDPSARAQSGTGQVASLSSSSRIPLATGLSVLTDFDGSGVNYAGKSYDDYQGQIALGGEYAVAQSSRVSLQAIGARRWFGGNLVSRQIGTRVGFQTVVSERTRAGIQLDARRTSALFDRNFDGWQAGIYATYERGIGKAAYVSGGPFLRRDWLRAGAYSNTELGGSAAIGAELPYGITAGASGSVSRAVFDAPAGLFSLAPRDDWRFSTRLSLGNRKLRVLGMSPQITWTTANVRSSVDFYKTARSRMAFEVARFF, encoded by the coding sequence ATGCTTCGGCTTCGCAAGCTGCTGGCGGGCGCCTGTGCGCTCGCCAGCGCGCTGATGGCAACGCCTTCGCTCGCCGCAGAAGGCGGCTCATGCGCCGAGGGAGTGTGCCAGATCCGGCTCACCCCGGCGCAGCTGCTCGCCTCGGCCGAACGCCTCGTCGCTGCCAGCCGCTTCGACGAAGCCAAGCCGCTGGTCGCCGCTTTGTCGGAAGCCCCCGGCTATCGCCTGCAGCACCGCTTCCTCAGCGGCTTCATCGCAGCACAGAAGGGCGATCATGCCGGCGCGGTGCAATTCTACGAAGCGATCCTCGCCGACGATCCGAACCAGACGCGCGTCCGCATCGAGCTCGGCAAGGCAATGCTCGCGCTCGGCAAGCCCGCCAGCGCCGATCGCCAGTTCAAATATGCCGCGCAGGACGACGAACTCCCCGCTGACGTCGCCCAGTCGATCCGCGGCGTGCGTGATATCATCCGCGCCAACAAGAGCTGGCGCGTCAACGTCAACCTCGGCTTTGCGCCCGACAGCAACATCAACAGCGCCACCAGCGCCGAAACGGTGACCGTCCACCTCGGCGATCTCGCGCTGCCGCTGACGCTCGATCCCTCCGCCCGCGCGCAGTCGGGCACCGGACAGGTCGCCTCGCTATCCTCCAGCTCGCGCATCCCGCTGGCGACCGGCCTGTCGGTGCTGACCGACTTCGACGGCAGCGGCGTCAATTACGCTGGCAAGAGCTACGACGATTACCAGGGCCAGATCGCGCTCGGCGGCGAATATGCCGTGGCACAATCATCGCGGGTGTCGCTCCAGGCGATCGGTGCACGCCGCTGGTTCGGCGGCAACCTCGTGTCGCGCCAGATCGGCACGCGCGTCGGCTTCCAGACCGTCGTGTCGGAGCGCACGCGTGCGGGCATCCAGCTCGACGCGCGGCGCACGTCGGCGCTGTTCGATCGCAACTTCGACGGCTGGCAGGCCGGCATCTACGCCACCTACGAACGCGGCATCGGCAAGGCAGCCTATGTGTCGGGCGGCCCGTTCCTGCGTCGCGACTGGCTGCGCGCCGGTGCCTATTCGAACACCGAGCTCGGCGGCAGCGCCGCGATCGGCGCGGAGCTTCCCTACGGCATCACCGCCGGCGCCTCAGGCAGCGTCAGCCGCGCGGTGTTCGACGCGCCAGCCGGTCTATTCTCGCTGGCCCCGCGCGACGACTGGCGTTTCTCGACCCGGCTAAGCCTCGGCAACCGCAAGCTGCGCGTGCTCGGCATGTCGCCGCAGATCACCTGGACGACCGCAAACGTCCGCTCCTCGGTTGATTTCTACAAAACAGCCCGCAGCCGCATGGCCTTCGAAGTCGCCCGCTTCTTCTGA
- the purS gene encoding phosphoribosylformylglycinamidine synthase subunit PurS: MKLRIHITLKPGVLDPQGKAIEHALAGLGFAGVEGARVGKLIELDVADTVDDAQIDAMCRQLLANTVIENYRIERA, encoded by the coding sequence ATGAAATTGCGCATCCATATCACGCTGAAGCCCGGCGTCCTCGATCCGCAGGGCAAGGCGATCGAGCACGCTTTGGCCGGCCTCGGCTTCGCTGGCGTCGAAGGCGCGCGGGTCGGCAAGCTGATCGAACTCGACGTCGCAGACACCGTCGATGACGCGCAGATTGACGCGATGTGCCGCCAGCTGCTCGCCAACACGGTGATCGAAAACTACCGGATCGAGCGCGCATGA
- the purQ gene encoding phosphoribosylformylglycinamidine synthase subunit PurQ — protein sequence MKTAVVVFPGSNCDRDVAVALEAVTGRAPEMVWHRETELPDGIGLVALPGGFSYGDYLRSGAMAARSPILRAVAEQSGRGLPVLGICNGFQILTEAGLLPGALMRNAGLNFVCRDVSLTVENAQSSFTSRYDAGETILVPVAHHDGNYVADAETLDRLEGEGRVAFRYAEEVNGSARRIAGILNGAGNVLGMMPHPERRIEKAHGGDDGRRLFEGLLELVA from the coding sequence ATGAAGACGGCAGTCGTCGTCTTCCCCGGATCGAACTGCGACCGTGACGTCGCCGTCGCGCTGGAAGCGGTGACGGGCCGCGCGCCCGAGATGGTGTGGCACCGCGAGACCGAGCTGCCCGACGGCATCGGCCTCGTCGCGCTGCCGGGCGGTTTCTCCTACGGCGATTATCTGCGCTCGGGCGCAATGGCCGCGCGCTCGCCGATCCTGCGCGCGGTGGCGGAGCAATCCGGCCGCGGGCTGCCCGTGCTCGGCATCTGCAATGGCTTCCAGATCCTCACCGAGGCGGGGCTGCTGCCCGGCGCGCTCATGCGCAACGCCGGGCTCAATTTCGTCTGCCGCGACGTATCGCTCACGGTCGAGAATGCGCAAAGCAGCTTCACCAGCCGCTACGACGCCGGCGAGACGATCCTCGTGCCGGTCGCGCACCACGACGGCAATTACGTCGCCGACGCCGAAACGCTCGATCGCCTCGAGGGCGAGGGCCGCGTCGCCTTCCGCTATGCCGAGGAGGTCAACGGATCGGCGCGGCGCATTGCCGGCATCCTCAACGGCGCCGGTAACGTGCTCGGCATGATGCCGCACCCCGAACGCCGCATCGAGAAGGCGCATGGCGGTGACGATGGCCGTCGGCTGTTCGAAGGCCTGCTGGAGCTGGTTGCATGA
- a CDS encoding class I SAM-dependent methyltransferase produces the protein MTAPAATLPLEYDGSFYRERHPDLATFDEEALATHYLDWGLAEGRVASPAAEREGFLDVVLGAETGTMLEIGPFCRPLVKGPNVRYLDVIDADALRQRAIEIGLDPSDCPAEIHYTGELAQIDDTFAAVVSSHAIEHQPDLVRHLQEVDRLLAPGGRYYLIIPDKRYCFDALIPESTIANVLYAHEQRRTVHSLQSVIEHRAMVTHNDPGMHWAGEHGPFPPDEQARRVRMALSEYEAADGGYIDVHAWYWTPEGFRQTMGVIHHLGLTRLRPARVYQTPRLRFEFCAVLEKTAD, from the coding sequence ATGACGGCGCCCGCCGCCACGCTCCCGCTGGAGTATGACGGCAGCTTCTACCGCGAACGCCATCCCGACCTCGCGACCTTCGATGAAGAGGCGCTGGCGACGCATTATCTCGACTGGGGCCTGGCTGAAGGTCGCGTCGCGTCGCCCGCCGCCGAGCGCGAGGGGTTCCTCGATGTCGTGCTCGGCGCCGAAACCGGCACGATGCTCGAGATCGGGCCCTTCTGCCGCCCGCTCGTCAAGGGCCCGAACGTACGCTACCTCGATGTGATCGATGCCGATGCGCTGCGCCAGCGCGCGATCGAGATCGGCCTCGATCCCTCCGACTGCCCTGCGGAAATCCATTACACCGGCGAACTGGCGCAGATCGACGACACGTTTGCCGCCGTCGTCAGCAGCCACGCGATCGAGCATCAGCCCGATCTCGTGCGGCACTTGCAGGAAGTCGATCGGCTGCTGGCGCCGGGCGGGCGTTACTATCTCATCATCCCCGACAAGCGCTATTGCTTCGATGCGCTGATCCCCGAAAGCACGATCGCCAACGTGCTGTACGCGCACGAGCAGCGGCGCACCGTTCACAGCCTGCAAAGCGTGATCGAGCATCGCGCGATGGTGACTCACAACGATCCCGGCATGCACTGGGCCGGCGAGCACGGCCCCTTTCCGCCCGACGAACAGGCGCGCCGAGTGCGCATGGCGCTCAGCGAATACGAGGCAGCGGACGGCGGCTATATCGACGTTCACGCCTGGTACTGGACTCCGGAAGGCTTCCGGCAGACGATGGGGGTGATCCATCATCTCGGCCTGACCAGGTTGCGGCCGGCACGCGTGTACCAAACGCCGCGGTTGCGGTTCGAATTCTGCGCGGTTCTGGAGAAGACGGCGGACTGA
- a CDS encoding methyltransferase domain-containing protein, with amino-acid sequence MDDDELPPEIDLAFYRANNPDLAAFPDAPLLAHYRDHGRDEGRPASSAAKRAGFLEVVAREQGRILEVGPYCNPIISGNKVRYLDMAGTEALRKRAAADDLAPERVPRIHYVGTVDALPRSFDAAVACRSIGHHPDLIRHLQSIGRVLIEGGRYYLIVPDHRRSTSALPLSTEAAVIGAHREQRQVHSLESLITYRVLRLADDGQPVLQTRAKRIAAAIDEHEQARNYIDVEAWRFTPESFRDLTELLFQLGLSPLAPVRVWPTPSGRDEFCAVLEKPQR; translated from the coding sequence ATGGATGACGACGAATTGCCGCCGGAAATCGACCTCGCCTTCTATCGCGCCAACAACCCCGATCTCGCCGCATTCCCCGACGCGCCACTCCTCGCGCATTACCGCGATCACGGCCGCGACGAAGGCCGCCCCGCCAGCAGCGCAGCCAAGCGCGCCGGCTTCCTCGAAGTCGTCGCGCGCGAGCAAGGCCGCATCCTCGAGGTCGGCCCCTATTGCAACCCGATCATCTCCGGCAACAAGGTGCGCTATCTCGACATGGCCGGCACCGAAGCGCTGCGCAAACGCGCTGCCGCTGACGATCTCGCCCCCGAACGAGTGCCGCGGATCCATTATGTAGGCACCGTCGATGCCTTGCCGCGCAGCTTCGACGCCGCGGTCGCTTGTCGGTCGATCGGCCATCATCCCGATCTCATCCGGCACTTGCAGTCGATCGGGCGCGTCCTGATCGAAGGCGGGCGCTATTATTTGATCGTCCCCGATCACCGCCGCAGCACCTCAGCTCTGCCGCTGAGCACCGAGGCCGCCGTGATCGGCGCGCATCGCGAGCAGCGCCAGGTCCATTCGCTCGAAAGCCTCATCACATACCGCGTCTTGCGGCTCGCTGACGACGGCCAACCCGTGTTGCAGACGCGCGCCAAGCGGATCGCCGCGGCGATCGACGAGCATGAGCAGGCGCGCAATTATATCGATGTCGAGGCGTGGCGTTTTACGCCCGAGTCCTTCCGCGACTTGACCGAACTGCTGTTCCAGCTCGGCCTATCGCCGCTCGCGCCCGTCCGCGTCTGGCCGACCCCAAGCGGCCGCGATGAATTCTGCGCGGTGCTGGAGAAGCCTCAACGGTGA
- a CDS encoding sulfotransferase — protein MTQPSEEHDGLRVPVGIILYVNRSGSTLLSRIIADVLADVFVFPELRFTLDLLVARRARRRIPTDTLISLMLADPRLASLGLSNAQIATAAKRHGADDLHPLLTALATAALGRRPAALILKLEPYVAFVPELDAAFDTPLLIHALRDLRAVARSMRATPVPEKPGFDMARGSLLYAARHWRNHCRRIEAIAAHRPMITARYETLADPVPAAVRMIVEALGVPLADGSGTRFTVAPIDAALHRNINAPFDPERDTQWRDDLKPSEIALIETICGAEMARAGYRTTADPLSRPALLLAQPIHLRALASHTARTVLTYARRRGGIRQLISRLRLARSTGEL, from the coding sequence GTGACACAGCCGTCGGAGGAGCACGACGGGCTACGCGTGCCGGTCGGCATCATCCTCTACGTCAACCGCTCGGGCTCCACCCTGCTGTCGCGGATCATCGCCGACGTGCTGGCGGACGTGTTCGTCTTCCCCGAACTGCGCTTCACGCTCGATCTGCTCGTCGCCCGGCGCGCCCGCCGGCGCATCCCGACCGACACGCTGATCAGCCTGATGCTCGCCGACCCGCGCCTCGCCAGCCTCGGCCTGAGCAATGCTCAGATCGCAACCGCCGCCAAACGCCACGGCGCCGACGATCTCCACCCACTGCTGACCGCGCTCGCCACCGCCGCGCTCGGCCGCCGCCCGGCCGCGCTGATCCTCAAGCTCGAACCCTACGTCGCTTTCGTGCCTGAGCTCGACGCCGCGTTCGACACGCCGCTCCTGATCCACGCGCTGCGCGATCTTCGCGCCGTCGCCCGATCCATGCGCGCGACGCCAGTGCCCGAAAAGCCCGGCTTCGACATGGCGCGCGGCAGCCTGCTTTACGCCGCGCGCCACTGGCGCAATCATTGCCGCCGGATCGAGGCCATCGCAGCGCACCGGCCAATGATCACCGCGCGCTACGAAACGCTCGCCGATCCCGTGCCCGCCGCCGTCCGCATGATCGTCGAGGCACTCGGGGTTCCGCTCGCGGACGGCAGCGGCACGCGCTTCACCGTGGCGCCAATCGACGCAGCGCTTCACCGCAACATCAACGCGCCGTTCGATCCCGAGCGCGACACGCAATGGCGCGATGATCTCAAGCCAAGCGAAATAGCGCTGATCGAGACGATCTGCGGAGCCGAAATGGCCCGCGCCGGCTATCGCACGACAGCTGACCCGCTGAGCCGACCTGCGCTCCTCCTCGCGCAACCAATACACCTGCGCGCGCTAGCCAGCCACACCGCCAGAACCGTCCTCACCTATGCGCGCCGCCGCGGCGGCATCAGACAGCTCATCAGCCGCCTCCGCCTCGCCCGCAGCACCGGCGAACTCTGA